CAGGCGCTAGTTCGAAGACCCTCCGGAGTCGTGATTTGAAGACGATACTCAAGCTGGAGCGGGCCGAGGCCCGCCTCATGATCGCTGCCGCGATCGAGAAGGCCGAGGCTCTCGGCGTACCCGAGACGGTGTGCATCGTCGACGAGGGGGGCTTCCCGATCGCGCTCGAGCGGATGGACAATGCCCGCATCACGGGCCCGCAGATCGCCTGGAACAAGGCCTGGACTGCGGCAGGCCACAAACGCTCGACGCATCTTTTCACGAGGTCGCCGAATGGTCCGGCGCTTCCGGGCAACGAAGCCTATGGCATCCAGCTCTCCTTCGAGGGGCGTTTCGCTGCCTTCGTCGGTGGCTTCCCGATCGTCGTCGACGATCAGGTGATCGGGGGCGTCGGTCTTTCGGGCGGCAATGGCGAGCAGGACATTGCCTGCGGTCTGGCAGCGCTGGCGGCGCTTGCCGCGGCGCTGG
This DNA window, taken from Kaistia algarum, encodes the following:
- a CDS encoding GlcG/HbpS family heme-binding protein, with amino-acid sequence MKTILKLERAEARLMIAAAIEKAEALGVPETVCIVDEGGFPIALERMDNARITGPQIAWNKAWTAAGHKRSTHLFTRSPNGPALPGNEAYGIQLSFEGRFAAFVGGFPIVVDDQVIGGVGLSGGNGEQDIACGLAALAALAAALAPSGKTVLVEADIKK